TCTATGCAACTGTTTTATTAAATGTTAGCCAAAAGTGCCCTCCTGATTTTTCAGGGGGCACTTTTGCTTGTAATGTTCGACTTAGACAGATATTGTATAATTTACAATCTACTTCTCATAAAACATTTTATTCCTTTAATACAATAGCATAAGAATTTTCTTACGTTCGGTATAATCTGTCTATAGGAGACACCTCGGTATTGATTGTTACATTTGCGATGAAGTACTTGGAGAGGATAGACATCTATGAAAATAACACGCGTCATTAAATATAATTTACTCCGGCTATTTCGGCTTAAATCGGGTCCACATCAAGTTGCGTCAGGGGTAACAATTGGGTTTATTCCTAGCTGGCTTCCTACATTCGGACTCGGCCCCGTTCTTTCTGTCGGTATGGCAAGACTCATGAAGGCGAATACCGTTTCCGCACTTGTCGGCGGTGTTCTAGGCACATTTATTTGGCCTCTGCTTTTCTTTTTAAATTATAAAGTCGGGAGCTTACTACTCGACCGAACTATTAAAGTCGAAGAAGTCGATGAAGTAGAATACATAGATGCGATTGAACATACGTATACTGGATTTGTGAATTCCCATTCGAGCGGATTCACCTTTTTAACAGGGGCCATGTGTAATATAGTGATTTCCTCGATTCTTATATACATCATCGTATATATTATGTTCAAGGCGTACCGGGTGAGGATTTTAAACAAAATTCGATGAATTTGAAATTCTCACCACTCAC
This portion of the Solibacillus isronensis genome encodes:
- a CDS encoding DUF2062 domain-containing protein, whose product is MKITRVIKYNLLRLFRLKSGPHQVASGVTIGFIPSWLPTFGLGPVLSVGMARLMKANTVSALVGGVLGTFIWPLLFFLNYKVGSLLLDRTIKVEEVDEVEYIDAIEHTYTGFVNSHSSGFTFLTGAMCNIVISSILIYIIVYIMFKAYRVRILNKIR